From Oncorhynchus tshawytscha isolate Ot180627B unplaced genomic scaffold, Otsh_v2.0 Un_scaffold_13173_pilon_pilon, whole genome shotgun sequence, one genomic window encodes:
- the LOC112241810 gene encoding basic helix-loop-helix transcription factor scleraxis has protein sequence MSFTMVRTAPPSRFLFSDISMMSEDEEENGGSESSGSDSQKSSFRLNGGSNGFQIKVGSRKRKFCGVAGRLAGPPMVAGAPVVEVRQRNVANARERDRTNSVNTAFTALRTLIPTEPADRKLSKIETLRLASSYISHLGNVLLVGEACGDGQPCHTSTPPFHHHTLHSLSPSPGRGSENQPKHICTFCLSKQRKMNKDRDRKTTVRR, from the exons ATGTCTTTTACGATGGTGCGTACGGCTCCCCCAAGCCGCTTCCTCTTCTCCGACATCAGCATGATGTcagaggacgaggaggagaacGGCGGCAGCGAGAGCTCGGGCTCCGACTCCCAGAAGTCCTCCTTCCGTCTCAACGGCGGCTCCAACGGGTTTCAGATCAAGGTGGGAAGCAGGAAGAGGAAGTTCTGCGGAGTTGCCGGGAGGCTGGCGGGGCCCCCGATGGTGGCAGGGGCCCCGGTGGTGGAGGTGCGGCAGCGGAACGTGGCAAACGCTCGAGAGAGGGACCGCACCAACAGCGTGAACACAGCCTTTACTGCCCTGAGGACCCTCATCCCCACCGAGCCAGCTGACAGGAAGCTGTCCAAGATCGAGACTCTGCGGCTGGCGTCCAGCTACATCTCCCACCTGGGTAATGTACTGCTGGTGGGCGAGGCGTGTGGGGATGGGCAGCCGTGCCACACCTCGACACCCCCATTCCACCACCACACCCTCCACAGTCTCAGCCCCTCGCCCGGCCGGGGCTCAGAgaaccagcccaaacacatctgTACTTTCTGCCTCAGCAAGCAGAGGAAAATG aacaaagacagagacagaaaaacaacTGTAAGAAGATAA